The DNA region tctctcagcctggccaagctggttttctGCTGGTTTCGCTGGTCTTCCAGGCCAGCCAAGCCCACAATTGCTCAAAACCTgcaaaacagaccagcctaaccagcttggccagggCTGAAAGACCAACGACCCACCTTACACTGGTTTCagctgttttttcagcagtgaTAGAATCAAGTTACCAGTAGAGGGCTCCAGCAGATAGATGCAATGACCATGATCAGGATCAACTGTACCATCATCTCCACTTCATAGTCTCGTCTCCGTTGACTGCTGTCTTGCCCGCAACACACCCTTAGAAGAGTAATCACGCTCACAGTGTTGAGCAAGAAGGACACGACCAGCGACAGCAGACCAACCAGGGAGAAGATCAAACTGAaggtcatatccagaggtttggAGCTGATGTTCAGGAAACACCAGGATCCAGGCATCTGCAGGTGATAGCTTCCAAGCCCCACCAAAGGCAACAAGCTGATACAACCTGCCGTAACCCACAACATGGCGACAATTGACAAGGCTCTGCTCTTCGACATGTTGGTTGAACGAGCAAAGGGTCGGTTGATCCCCACAAAGCGTTCCATGGCCATGGCGGCCCCCAACAACAGCGGGCAAAGGCCATAGAAGACCATAGACATGCCCATGAAGTTGCAAAAGTGGCAATGGGGATCCAGCTCGCGCCAGTTGAAGTGCGTAATATGGAAGGACACCACAATGGAACCAGTGATCACGAGTCCCATGAAGTCGGTAAACACCAGGCCACCAAGAAACAGCAAGAAGGAGGAACGGGACCGGCTCTTGGTGTGATGGAACGTCTTGGCTAGGACTACCAAGGCGAAGAGGTTTGAGCTCAGTCCGAGTCCGCTAAACACCGCTGAGAAGTAGGCAGAGGCAATGGTGTGGTTGTATTTGAAAGGGGGGCTGTTGATCGAAAAGCACAGAGGAGTTTCATTGGATGATACAGCAGTTCTATGGTTTGAGAAGAGGGATGAAGACATGATGGCAGCAAATGAGTTGCTTCTCCAGAGGGAACTTCTTTTGCTTATTTCATCTTGTGAACTTCACATCTATAGATCTTTGGACCTggtggaaatacacacacacaaaaaatggatGGTAGTCAAAAAATGTATAACGGTTGCCAAGCAGTACTATTATTACTCACGAAAACTGAAACATCATCATCACACAGGAATTCAACATATTGCATGTaccctaaaataaacatttagcatCAACTGGATCATTGACACATTTACCTCAAGCTCTACTGATAGCTCTAATTAATATATgctttcaaattaaaattttactCCACTTATGGctggtttaggtttggggtttgggttagggggtacagttaataaaatatgcattcttgtagactgtattacatcatatataattaaaaatacaactcgtttttggcgccactctgtggacatttcactcgcaaACTGGAGCTCATGCGTGCCTATACtttcaacaacactttcagcttcagccactTGAGGCAGTGGTTCGAactttggtaagcacagactgatttgaGTAGGATATCCAAATAGGAACTCGCTTAGgaccccatatgctcagaaactgTCACCTATCATCCACAATGCAACAGCATTTTTCAACACTTCTTGTGCTTTCAATCATTGATTTGGAAGAAAACCGAACAAATGAGTCAAATCCCTGGGTGTTGTTTTTCCAGACTTGTGCAACAGTACAGAACTCAAGATTCTAAACAAACGTTCAACAGCACACGTAATCTAAAACATGAACTGTGAGGGACAAAATGTGTGGACCCCGTGTTCTCCAACCTTTGCTTTTCTGCGAAACAGGCGTAAACAGGAAGTGCGAGACATTTGATTAATACCATCACAAAACGCAATCAGACTCCTTAAAATCTGAGAGGTCATAAAAAGAAAAGATCTTAAGCCTAAGGTGGCTTGCCCTTCAAAGCTAGTCAGGTTGGTCTGCTCTGATGGATTTTGAGGGGTTTTGGACACTTGGTCAAGCTTAGAAAACAGCTGTCCAACTAAACACCAGCTTGTCCAGGCTGGAAGTTTAAACCAGTTGAAGACCAGCTTTACCAGGCTAGAAGACCAGCTAAACAAG from Xyrauchen texanus isolate HMW12.3.18 chromosome 50, RBS_HiC_50CHRs, whole genome shotgun sequence includes:
- the LOC127641164 gene encoding thromboxane A2 receptor-like isoform X2 yields the protein MSSSLFSNHRTAVSSNETPLCFSINSPPFKYNHTIASAYFSAVFSGLGLSSNLFALVVLAKTFHHTKSRSRSSFLLFLGGLVFTDFMGLVITGSIVVSFHITHFNWRELDPHCHFCNFMGMSMVFYGLCPLLLGAAMAMERFVGINRPFARSTNMSKSRALSIVAMLWVTAGCISLLPLVGLGSYHLQMPGSWCFLNISSKPLDMTFSLIFSLVGLLSLVVSFLLNTVSVITLLRVCCGQDSSQRRRDYEVEMMVQLILIMVIASICWSPLLIYILKTVVSSVPVNPYSVLFFLRLATFNQICDPWIYILCQESRLRCLLHRPCCRAAASKFVTCFSGFVLRRGTRSWIPGSTSYSDVPY
- the LOC127641164 gene encoding thromboxane A2 receptor-like isoform X1 gives rise to the protein MSSSLFSNHRTAVSSNETPLCFSINSPPFKYNHTIASAYFSAVFSGLGLSSNLFALVVLAKTFHHTKSRSRSSFLLFLGGLVFTDFMGLVITGSIVVSFHITHFNWRELDPHCHFCNFMGMSMVFYGLCPLLLGAAMAMERFVGINRPFARSTNMSKSRALSIVAMLWVTAGCISLLPLVGLGSYHLQMPGSWCFLNISSKPLDMTFSLIFSLVGLLSLVVSFLLNTVSVITLLRVCCGQDSSQRRRDYEVEMMVQLILIMVIASICWSPLLVFIAQTVLSGSSLEVRYLLLWLRFATGNQVLDPWVYILFRRSILKRIYPRMDWSRGSIVSMYSSFSTSIRRRTRASFAGTLGDLEHGRQHPDGSKQEDTPLSVQTTSGSSQSFSNLKS